From a single Caldalkalibacillus salinus genomic region:
- a CDS encoding SH3 domain-containing protein, which translates to MDVVKIKHPSLLSALFICLLCILFPSSALAMGDVTVEANSLNVRSGPGLEHDVIEGIQKGETFGVTDESDQWYEIKLGDGQTGWVAGWLVQFTASSGEIEQVEAAVNPLNVRSGPGTSFSIKTQIHPEQTFPFVQEQGEWVQIKLNDDDTGWVAKWLVHRHQAEADQATTVKRTATIKATTLNVRAQPSTSANIIGTLNQGSEIEVLGANDGWYKIIYQNQEAWVAGDYVAEESENDQASSASGRDSTRVEVETSILNVRSNGSLEAAIIDQLSQGTIVEVIDEQNEWYHVQYDEHKGWIAKWLTSQVSDQVSNQPKVTILNHGTNLREGPSTDHKVVGRANQGDEFAVLETKGDWFQILLSDGSKAYVAGWIVSAKGIDNIEREGIDQYLKGKNIVIDPGHGGRDVGAEGSYFNTLEKVINLDVSQLLKEKFKAAGSEVKMTRASDRFITLQQRVDASINDKADVFLSIHHNTNSDSRINGSITYFHSKADRQLANYVQRELVKNNGLNDLKARQGNFFVLRENPRPSVLVEIGFLSNRQDEMKIRQSRFQEQSANGIFYGIAEYFKDQDS; encoded by the coding sequence ATGGATGTGGTCAAAATAAAACACCCGTCTCTGCTGAGTGCATTATTCATTTGTTTGCTCTGTATACTATTTCCATCATCTGCACTCGCCATGGGTGACGTTACGGTAGAGGCGAATTCGCTGAACGTACGATCTGGTCCGGGACTGGAACACGATGTGATTGAAGGTATTCAAAAAGGAGAGACCTTCGGAGTCACTGACGAAAGTGATCAATGGTATGAAATTAAACTAGGCGATGGGCAAACGGGTTGGGTGGCCGGGTGGCTCGTTCAATTTACCGCATCCTCGGGTGAAATTGAACAAGTAGAGGCTGCCGTTAATCCACTTAATGTGCGTTCGGGCCCAGGCACATCTTTCTCAATTAAAACACAGATCCACCCCGAACAAACCTTTCCCTTTGTGCAGGAGCAAGGAGAATGGGTACAGATCAAGCTTAATGATGATGATACGGGCTGGGTCGCTAAATGGCTGGTTCACCGACATCAAGCAGAAGCGGATCAAGCCACAACGGTTAAAAGAACAGCTACGATTAAAGCCACAACCCTAAATGTACGAGCCCAACCCAGTACCTCGGCTAACATTATCGGGACATTGAATCAAGGCAGTGAAATTGAAGTATTAGGCGCTAATGATGGTTGGTATAAAATCATTTATCAGAATCAAGAAGCTTGGGTGGCTGGGGATTATGTTGCGGAAGAATCGGAGAATGACCAAGCATCATCCGCAAGTGGAAGGGACTCCACACGCGTCGAGGTAGAGACCAGCATACTCAATGTGAGATCAAACGGATCTCTTGAAGCTGCCATTATCGATCAATTATCACAAGGGACTATCGTGGAAGTCATAGATGAACAAAATGAATGGTATCACGTTCAGTATGATGAACATAAGGGTTGGATTGCAAAATGGTTGACGAGTCAAGTCAGTGATCAGGTGTCGAACCAGCCTAAGGTGACCATCCTCAACCATGGCACAAACTTAAGAGAAGGACCTAGCACTGATCATAAAGTGGTTGGGCGCGCGAACCAAGGGGACGAATTTGCCGTCTTAGAAACGAAGGGTGATTGGTTCCAAATTCTATTATCAGACGGATCAAAAGCGTATGTAGCAGGATGGATTGTTTCAGCCAAAGGGATAGATAATATTGAACGCGAAGGTATTGACCAATATTTAAAAGGTAAAAACATTGTGATCGACCCGGGACACGGAGGTAGAGATGTTGGGGCCGAAGGAAGTTATTTCAATACTCTTGAAAAAGTGATCAACCTTGATGTATCTCAACTGTTAAAAGAAAAATTCAAGGCGGCTGGGTCAGAAGTGAAGATGACACGTGCTTCCGACCGTTTTATCACCTTGCAACAGCGTGTAGATGCCAGTATCAATGATAAGGCAGATGTATTTTTAAGTATTCATCATAACACGAACAGTGATTCCCGCATTAATGGCTCAATTACTTATTTTCACTCTAAAGCTGATCGTCAACTTGCTAATTACGTACAAAGGGAACTCGTTAAAAATAACGGCCTAAATGACCTTAAGGCACGTCAAGGTAACTTTTTTGTATTACGTGAAAATCCAAGGCCCTCGGTCTTAGTAGAGATCGGCTTTTTGAGCAATCGACAAGACGAAATGAAGATTAGACAAAGTCGCTTCCAAGAGCAATCAGCAAACGGTATTTTCTATGGCATAGCCGAATACTTCAAAGACCAAGATTCATAG
- a CDS encoding adenine phosphoribosyltransferase — translation MDFKSKIRVIENFPKEGIRFKDITTLMQDGHAYKEAITQLASHVQDTDIDVIVGPEARGFVIGAPIAFHLEKGFVPVRKSGKLPGETIESEYDLEYGKDALAMHKDAIQPGQKVLIADDLLATGGTISTTINLIEQLGGIVVGCVFLIELTYLDGREKIGSQYPVHTLMQY, via the coding sequence ATGGATTTTAAGTCTAAGATACGTGTTATTGAGAATTTTCCAAAAGAAGGGATTCGTTTTAAGGACATTACGACATTAATGCAGGATGGTCATGCGTACAAGGAAGCGATTACACAGCTTGCAAGCCATGTGCAGGACACAGATATCGATGTTATCGTGGGTCCTGAGGCTAGAGGGTTTGTGATAGGCGCCCCTATCGCTTTCCACTTGGAAAAAGGTTTTGTACCGGTTCGCAAATCTGGTAAGCTACCAGGCGAAACAATCGAAAGCGAGTATGATTTAGAGTACGGCAAGGATGCCTTAGCGATGCACAAGGACGCGATTCAACCAGGGCAAAAAGTTCTGATCGCAGATGATTTGCTCGCCACAGGTGGTACGATTTCGACCACGATTAACTTAATTGAGCAGCTAGGTGGGATAGTCGTAGGCTGTGTCTTTTTAATTGAATTAACTTATTTAGACGGACGAGAAAAAATAGGGTCTCAGTACCCTGTTCATACTCTGATGCAGTATTAG
- the dtd gene encoding D-aminoacyl-tRNA deacylase — protein MKVVVQRSKEAKVTVEGEVTGQIEHGFVLLVGVQHEDTEEDAQYLADKIPNLRVFEDPEGKMNLSLLDVGGQVLSISQFTLYGDCRKGRRPNFMQAAKPDQANTLYEAFNQMLRDKGIPVETGKFGHMMDVDLQNHGPVTLILESQDRKS, from the coding sequence TTGAAAGTGGTTGTTCAACGCAGCAAAGAGGCAAAAGTGACGGTTGAAGGAGAAGTAACAGGTCAAATCGAGCATGGATTTGTGCTCTTAGTGGGAGTACAACATGAAGATACTGAGGAGGATGCACAGTATCTTGCAGACAAAATCCCAAATCTACGTGTGTTTGAAGATCCGGAAGGGAAAATGAATCTCTCCTTACTGGATGTCGGCGGGCAGGTGCTGTCCATTTCTCAATTCACGCTTTACGGTGACTGTCGAAAGGGAAGAAGACCTAATTTTATGCAGGCGGCCAAACCGGATCAGGCAAACACGCTGTACGAAGCGTTTAATCAGATGTTAAGAGATAAAGGGATTCCCGTAGAGACAGGGAAGTTTGGTCATATGATGGACGTCGACCTACAGAACCATGGACCCGTCACCCTGATTTTAGAAAGCCAAGATAGGAAGTCTTAG
- the hisS gene encoding histidine--tRNA ligase, with the protein MAFKIPRGTADVLPGEVEIWQYIEEKINDLCRRYNYAEIRTPIFEHTELFQRGVGETTDIVEKEMYTFQDKGDRSITLRPEGTASVVRSYVESKMYGQPQQPTKLFYIGPMFRYERPQAGRMRQFTQFGVEAIGANDPSIDAETIALAMQIYTELGIKDLRLEINSVGCQTCRPRHREALISHLKGVQDQLPEEDRSRLERNPLRVLDSKHPVTQELTAGAPSILEFLCDDCQPHFDQLQAYLDQMGITYHVNANLVRGLDYYTQTAFEIMVDGIGAIGTVCGGGRYNGLVEEIGNQDMPGIGFALSIERLVLALQTQNISLPIKRHIDCYIVALGENAKKKAVQLTQDWRASGIRVDQDYLGRKMKPQMKSADRLGARFVAILGEQELENNVVVLKDMTTGEQMELNEKEAIEKIKTEVDKEEQ; encoded by the coding sequence ATGGCTTTTAAAATTCCACGAGGAACCGCAGACGTTTTACCTGGTGAAGTAGAAATATGGCAGTATATCGAAGAGAAGATCAATGATCTTTGTCGTCGGTATAACTATGCCGAAATACGGACCCCCATTTTTGAACATACAGAGTTGTTCCAACGAGGGGTCGGTGAAACGACTGATATCGTTGAAAAAGAGATGTACACGTTTCAAGACAAAGGGGACCGGAGCATCACGCTAAGACCTGAGGGGACTGCGTCCGTCGTCAGATCTTATGTAGAGAGTAAGATGTACGGTCAGCCTCAACAACCGACTAAGTTATTTTACATCGGTCCTATGTTCCGTTATGAACGTCCACAAGCCGGACGTATGAGACAATTCACCCAGTTCGGGGTGGAAGCCATCGGGGCGAACGATCCAAGTATCGATGCGGAAACAATCGCGCTGGCCATGCAGATTTATACTGAACTTGGGATCAAAGATCTACGTTTGGAAATTAATAGCGTAGGCTGTCAAACGTGTCGACCTAGGCACAGAGAAGCGCTTATTTCACATTTGAAAGGCGTACAAGACCAACTGCCTGAAGAGGATCGCTCTCGATTGGAACGTAATCCGTTACGAGTACTAGATAGCAAACATCCAGTAACCCAAGAATTGACTGCAGGTGCGCCTTCAATATTAGAGTTTTTATGTGATGACTGTCAGCCGCATTTTGATCAGCTTCAAGCGTATCTAGATCAAATGGGAATCACCTATCACGTTAACGCCAATCTCGTGCGTGGCCTGGACTATTATACGCAAACGGCTTTTGAAATCATGGTTGATGGTATCGGAGCCATTGGTACCGTATGTGGTGGCGGACGCTATAATGGATTAGTCGAAGAGATAGGTAATCAGGACATGCCAGGGATTGGGTTTGCCCTCAGTATTGAGCGCCTCGTTCTAGCATTACAGACACAAAACATCTCATTACCAATCAAGCGCCACATTGATTGCTACATCGTTGCGTTAGGTGAAAATGCTAAGAAAAAAGCGGTCCAACTCACTCAGGATTGGCGAGCGTCAGGCATTCGTGTGGATCAAGATTATCTAGGGCGTAAAATGAAGCCTCAAATGAAATCGGCGGATAGACTAGGCGCTAGATTCGTCGCCATTTTAGGTGAACAAGAATTGGAAAACAACGTTGTGGTACTAAAAGATATGACAACGGGTGAGCAGATGGAATTAAACGAAAAAGAAGCCATAGAAAAGATCAAAACAGAAGTGGATAAGGAGGAACAATAA
- a CDS encoding RelA/SpoT family protein encodes MTIEALIEQVKTYLPSTDVDLIQRSYQFAAEAHEGQYRRSGEPYIHHPVEVAGILVNLQMDAVTVAAAFLHDVIEDTNVSAEQMEDSFGEEITLLVEGVTKLKKIKYKSHEEQQAENHRKMFVAMAKDLRVILIKLADRLHNMRTLKFQTKEKQRKKAEETLEIFAPLAHRLGISTIKWELEDISLRFLNPQQYYRIVQLMKQKRAEREEYISHVREMIREKIEEHGIEATISGRPKHLYSIYRKMQYQKKSFDEIYDLMALRIVVKDIRDCYAVLGIIHTCWKPMPGRFKDYIAMPKPNMYQSLHTTVINKGEPLEVQIRTEEMHRTAEYGIAAHWAYKEHKDLTGSETTFEDKLTWFREILESQQDAQDAQEFMESLKLDLFSDLVFVFTPKGDVFELPAGSVPIDFAYRIHTEVGNRCVGAKVNGRMVTLDYVLKTGDIVEVLTSKHSYGPSRDWLKIAKSSHAKSKIKQFFKKEKREESIEKGREMIEAEIRKHGYDIKKVLTDENIQRVSKKFNFAGQEDMFAAVGYGGITAAQITTRLTDHVRKEKQEEEPIQIPEVKPTTKRKKLDYGVRVKGVDNLLVRFSKCCNPVPGDEIVGFVTRGRGVSVHRATCLNIQNEEAESRILPVEWEGSTDQNYSVDIEISGMDRKGLLNEVLQAVTETKTNILAVSGRADKHKLAHISMTVSIHNVDHLHKVVERIKRIQDIFSVQRIMQ; translated from the coding sequence ATGACAATTGAAGCATTAATTGAACAAGTAAAAACGTATTTACCATCTACGGATGTTGATCTTATACAACGATCTTATCAGTTTGCTGCGGAAGCACATGAGGGACAGTACAGGAGATCGGGAGAGCCTTATATTCACCACCCAGTGGAAGTCGCTGGTATATTAGTCAACTTACAAATGGACGCAGTCACAGTCGCTGCGGCCTTTTTACATGACGTGATTGAAGACACGAACGTCAGCGCTGAACAGATGGAGGACTCATTTGGTGAAGAGATCACGTTGCTTGTGGAGGGCGTGACCAAGTTAAAGAAGATTAAATACAAGTCTCATGAAGAGCAACAAGCAGAAAATCATCGAAAAATGTTTGTCGCCATGGCAAAGGACTTGCGTGTGATATTAATTAAGCTCGCAGACAGGCTCCACAATATGCGGACGTTGAAATTTCAAACGAAAGAAAAACAGCGCAAAAAAGCGGAAGAAACGTTAGAGATCTTCGCGCCGTTAGCTCATCGGTTAGGGATATCAACGATCAAGTGGGAGTTAGAAGACATTTCTCTGCGTTTCCTTAACCCTCAACAGTACTATCGTATTGTACAGCTTATGAAACAAAAGAGAGCGGAGCGGGAAGAGTATATCAGTCATGTGCGCGAAATGATCCGGGAAAAGATAGAAGAACACGGGATAGAAGCGACCATTTCGGGTCGGCCAAAACATTTATACAGCATTTATCGCAAAATGCAGTATCAAAAGAAAAGCTTTGATGAGATCTATGACCTCATGGCTTTACGTATTGTCGTTAAGGATATAAGAGACTGTTATGCTGTCCTTGGTATTATCCATACGTGTTGGAAACCGATGCCGGGCAGATTCAAGGACTATATCGCCATGCCTAAGCCTAATATGTATCAATCCCTACACACCACTGTGATTAACAAAGGCGAGCCGCTTGAAGTCCAAATCCGTACTGAAGAGATGCATCGAACCGCGGAGTATGGGATTGCCGCACACTGGGCCTACAAGGAACACAAGGACCTGACGGGGTCAGAAACAACATTTGAAGATAAACTCACATGGTTCAGAGAGATTCTAGAGTCACAACAGGATGCTCAAGATGCCCAAGAGTTTATGGAATCTCTGAAGCTGGATCTGTTCTCCGACTTGGTTTTCGTCTTCACGCCCAAAGGGGACGTTTTTGAATTGCCAGCCGGTTCCGTTCCGATCGATTTTGCTTATCGTATTCACACAGAGGTGGGGAACCGTTGTGTTGGCGCCAAAGTGAACGGACGTATGGTGACACTCGATTATGTGCTAAAAACGGGTGATATCGTCGAGGTACTCACTTCTAAGCACAGCTATGGGCCGAGTCGTGATTGGCTTAAGATTGCCAAGTCTTCACATGCCAAAAGTAAAATCAAACAGTTCTTCAAGAAGGAGAAGCGTGAAGAAAGTATCGAAAAAGGCCGTGAAATGATTGAAGCCGAAATACGAAAACATGGCTACGATATTAAAAAAGTACTCACAGATGAGAACATTCAACGCGTATCCAAGAAATTTAACTTTGCGGGCCAAGAGGACATGTTTGCTGCTGTTGGCTATGGGGGCATTACGGCCGCTCAAATCACAACGCGACTAACGGATCATGTACGTAAAGAAAAGCAAGAGGAAGAGCCTATACAGATCCCGGAAGTAAAGCCTACAACGAAACGTAAAAAGCTCGACTACGGTGTGCGTGTGAAGGGAGTAGACAACCTATTAGTGCGCTTTTCTAAATGTTGTAACCCTGTTCCTGGTGATGAGATTGTCGGTTTTGTCACGAGAGGTAGAGGGGTCTCTGTACACCGGGCCACATGTCTTAATATCCAAAATGAAGAAGCTGAGAGTCGTATCTTACCTGTAGAGTGGGAAGGTAGCACAGATCAGAACTATAGTGTGGATATTGAGATATCAGGTATGGATCGTAAAGGACTACTAAACGAAGTGTTACAAGCGGTGACAGAAACCAAAACCAATATACTCGCGGTCTCAGGGAGAGCGGATAAGCATAAGTTGGCGCATATCTCAATGACTGTTTCCATCCACAATGTCGATCACTTGCATAAAGTGGTTGAACGGATTAAGAGAATTCAAGATATCTTCTCAGTCCAGCGTATTATGCAATAA